AGTATCAATTCCTGGAAACATACTGGAACAAATAAACTATACATAAACTTCtgcaagaaaatagaaagaagagtAACAGCCAACCTGGACTTGCCAAGAACAAACTTTGAGAGACCAGCCTAGTTTCCTATCATGGCAGGATGCTAGGCCttacaaagggaggaaaaagcagcagatagGTATCTGTCATGGGGCATTCTTGCAAGATTTAGCTAAACTGCCTGTAGGGGGTCGGTAAAGACAATTATCCATAGCTCCTGTCAGGAGGGAAGAACATATGGAGCGGAGTTCAACAGGGGTCTATCTGGAACTGAGTACTGTCTTACTAAAGGAACAGAAGTTATGCTTATTAAATTAACAAACGAcatgcagcaggaggaggaggagggatgacTGCAAGCATGTTGGACAGCAGAACTCTTAATTCATAATGATCCTGACAAATTAGAAAGATGGTGTGAAAACAATAGGATGTAATTCAGCTGGGACTAATGTAAGGTTTTACATTAAGGCAGAAATAGGGAGCTGCACAAACACAGGAAGAGGAATGACTGTCTGCATATGCAATCTGTATCATCTTACTGTGGACCGCAAACCAAATGCATACCAATGTCACTCTATCGTGAAAAACAACTTGCTGCACCACGATGAGCAAAGAGCATCATGGCCTACAAAATTCACAAagtaatctttttgttttcatcagcGCAAGTCCTGGCAGGAGACTGTATGCTGTTCAGGGCACTGCATGTCACAGTGGATGCAGATCAACTGGGAAGACACCAGCAGTGCACAGTACAGACAACCAGAAGTTAGAAAGCATGACCCACAAAGAGATACCAAATGAATTGGGACCGCTGCAGGAAGGAAGAGAATAATCTATCCTCAGCGTTTACTTTGTATGAGACAAACAGAACAGAGCTTGTATTGCTACGAAGGAGCTTTAGTTTAGAGATCAGAGGAAACCTTCTAAGATTAGGATGGTGGAGCACTGAAACAGATTACCCAGAGCCGTGTGAAGTCTCATCATTATGGAGCTTTAAAACCAggatagaaaaatagaaataatagagGATGAATTAATTCTTCCTTGCAGCACAGGCACGATTAAATAATCTTACATCTCCTGTAGACCTATTTTACAGGATTTTATGGATACCATATTCACTGTGTGGAAACTCCAAGGTAAAATTACGCTCCTGGATGCATACTTGAGGCTTCCACCACTAGACCGTGCAGTTGCCAAAAGGGTCATCCTACAGCTTGATCTAGAAATCCATATTCAATCCAGAAGTCATTTGGATTAAAACAGGGTATTTTTCGTGAAGACTGCTGAGCAGTTGGGAACACAAGGAAGATggaaaaacataaaaccaaattTCAAGACTTAGTTGAGATACTTGCCTGCAGGATAGTCTGAGCTATCTCAGGATTCTCTGGATTGACAAAATTCAGGAGCTGGGAGCCAAATCCATAGTAGTATGGCCCCATTTTATGCAGATCAACCACATTGGCATCAGCGCTGAACACTGTTCTCCAGGCTTCCTTGTAAATCTTTGGCAGTTCCAcagaaataattcttcttttGCTGTCATGTAGACCCTTTGCAAGCCACAGAGGTATCTCCAGGTTTGATCCCTGcatgaatgagaaaaaacaaaagttgtcCTTGCCATGAAAATACACATAAAGCAACCCCAAAGACAAACAGTGAACTTTATTAGTGAAGATCCAGTATTACCAAAAGTCAATTCTGTTTTCAGAACAGTCTACTGTAATTGTAATATAAACCAGACACACTTTAGATGCATTAATTATTACTGCAAGACTCTGAAAGTGGATTTTTCTTATTGATGTTGTATAATCTAATAATTGTCAGATTATTAAAtacgaagaaaaaaaaacccacgcaaaATGCAtacaataaaagtaaaaataacttcaaaaaaaatagCTAGAAGCTAAAATTTCCTTGCCCAAAAACGTGACCCCAAAAATAGAGGGCCGCTGGGGCCTGGGACGCGCAAGAAGAGGTCGGCAGCGAGGCCGCGGGCCCCAGGGCCCACACGGGAACGGCACCCACGCAGCCACCACCGGCACGCCCcgcccagggcagcccctgcgaggcactgggggggggggggcgcctaCAGCTCCCAGCGCCACCCGCGCCTCCGCGCCAGCTGTCCAGCGCGTCCCGCCCCGCGCAGTGCctgctgggagttgtagttctTCTCAACACGCCGGTTACCTCCGGGATCGAGTCGCCAGTGCCGGCCCCCTGGCCCAGCGCGAAGGCCAGGCGCGGCAGGGTGCTCTCGGCGCGGCCCGGCAGCTTCTCCTGCGACATCAGGATGTCGTCCAGCGACAGGAAGTTCTCCTCCAGGCCCAGCCCGGGGCCCACAGGGAAATACGCCTCGGACATGGCCGGGCGAGCGGGCACCGGGGCGACCCCGGCACCTCGGGGCTCCCGCGGCGGCTCCCGCGCAACCGGTCAaacccctcccgccgccgccggatAGCGCGCCGCTGCGCATGCGCCGTGGCACCGCCCGCCTCCGGCGGCGCAGCCCCGCCCCGTGCCCGGCGGGTGGGATCGGGGCAGGCCCCGTGCCTGGCGGGCCTCTGCCTTGTAGCTGCGCTGGcaccgcggcggcggctccccagCGCCCGGGGTATCCCCGGGAGCGCCGCGGCCGCGCTGGTCCTGCCGCCTGGCGGCCCCAGGGTCCGGGCAGGCGCGCTGCCGAGCCAAGGGGAGGCCAGGCCTCGGGCCTCGGCAGGGACTGCGAGCTGCTGAGACCTGGGCCTGGCGCAGCCTTGTCCCGCCCGTGCCGGCGGTTGACCGCCGCCAGCAGCCTTTATACAAGGGACAGCTGTGGCGCTGGCTCCGGCTTGCTTTCAGACTGGGCCCTGGGCAGTTCCTTGCGGCCACCATCCCCCCAGCACACCAGCCTCGGCCTTGAAGGCAGACCTCTGCAAAAGGGCTATCTTGAAGGCGTATCTCGTCTACTTACACGCACCAGGCTGAATTTGCAGCAGCGCAGCCTGGGTGGTGCCCAGGTCATGGCCAGCGCTGCTGCAGGACCGCCGGGCAGAGCAGCAGTAACGACCCGCTGCAATGTCTGGCCCCTCAGAACAGCTCTTCTGGCAGGCGGAGGGTTTGCCTGGCAGCTTAAATACATTCATCCTAACCTACCAGTTAGCTGTATGAAAAGCCAAGCGAATGCTGCTCATGTGGTTAGTTATCCCAGTGTTTCTTTTTGGCAATTAAGGACATGGGTCATCTTGTGGATTACAAGACACTgtctttgacgctgtctcccacagcattctcctagagaagctggcggctcacggcctagacaggtccactcttcgctgggtaaaaaactggctggacggccgagcccagagagttgtggtgaacggagttaaatccagttggcggccggtcacgagcggtgttccccagggctcagttttggggccggtcctgttcaatatctttatcaatgatctggacgaggggatcgagtgctccctcagtcagtttgcaggtgacaccaagttgggcgggagtgttgatctgctggagggcgggaaggctctgcagagggacctggacaggctggatcgatgggccgaggccaactgtatgaggttcaacaaggccaagtgccgggtcctgcacttgggccacaacaaccccagcaacgctgcaggcttggggaagagtggctggaaagctgcccggaggaaaaggacctggggtgctggtcgacagcggctgaacatgagctggcagtgtgcccaggtggccaagaaggccaacggcatcctggcttgtatcagaaatagtgtggccagcaggagtagggaggtgatcgtgcccctgtactgggcactggtgaggccgcacctcgaatattgtgttcagctttgggcccgtcactacaagaaggacatggaggtgctggagcgtgtccagaggagggcaacgaagctggtgaagggcctggagcacaagtcttatgaggagtggctgagggaactgggggtgtttagcctggagaagaggaggctgaggggagacctcattgcgctctacaactacctgaaaggaggttgtagccaggtgggggttggtctcttagaatcatagaatcatagaatcattaaggttggaaaagacctctaagatcatcgagtccaaccgtcaacccaacacaccatgtccactaaaccatgtccctaagggcctcatccacacgtcttttaaatacctccagggatggtgactccaccacttccctgggcagcctgttccaaggcctgaccactctttcagtaaagaaatttctcctaatgtccaatctaaacctcccttggcgcaacttgaggccatttcctctcgtcctatcgctgttacttgggagaagagtcTTGGGAGAAgagtaacagttacttgggagaagagtaacagcgataggaatctgaccttgtgcttttttttttttgctcattgttttattgtttcaaaATTGATTCATTTTTCATCACGTTGAAGTTTTCTTGCTATTCCCCAAGCTGTATATGCTGAAAACATTACTCTTTCTATATACAGTGGtctataaaataacatttaaataatctagtaaatatttcagtctttgttctggaaggaagaaaaacagggttgAAACTCAGAGACCTGACAATGTCCCTGACAAATAATGACAGAGTTATTTATAGGGGGTTTGATGATTTGTTTAATGACATTTTCAGTCCATGACTAAGGTGTAAGCAAATGCTCTTCAATTATCTTTTAATTCTTACGACCTCAGCATTCTTCATTCTGCTGTTTGCTCAAGCTGGATCCATTGTGATTTGATATTGTTTTGTCTTCATTAATTAATGTGCTGGTACTTTAATATCTTGATCAAAGCCAAATCCAtgcaaaaataatcaaatttgcACCAGTTTATTAAATCTTGCGCTATTTTATTTCACACcgagaaaaataaagcacaggCAGTGGAGACTGAGACCTTAGGATGATGTACTTTCGTCACTTATGCATCCCTTAGGTACCATGGCAGTATATGCTATAAAAATCCAGCCAACAAAGAAATGGCAAACTTTTTGTGAACTGTGGCATGCTGGATTTGTGAAAATCTAAATGCCGTTAATTTGTTAGAGACAAGTATCAGAAGTAGAGACCCAGGAACAGAAGAAGTGTATGCACTTGTGTTTGTCAATGTGACGCCTGCACGCTGCTGATTTTAGAATGTCCCCTTTTCCCATTAGTCAGGTACGTTAAATCCTGACAACAGCT
This Calonectris borealis chromosome 12, bCalBor7.hap1.2, whole genome shotgun sequence DNA region includes the following protein-coding sequences:
- the GINS3 gene encoding DNA replication complex GINS protein PSF3, whose product is MSEAYFPVGPGLGLEENFLSLDDILMSQEKLPGRAESTLPRLAFALGQGAGTGDSIPEGSNLEIPLWLAKGLHDSKRRIISVELPKIYKEAWRTVFSADANVVDLHKMGPYYYGFGSQLLNFVNPENPEIAQTILQTFISRFRRIMDSSQNAYNEDTSALVARLDELERALFRAGQKGLNDFQCWEKGQASQITASSLVQNYGKRKFTDMDG